A segment of the Polyodon spathula isolate WHYD16114869_AA chromosome 17, ASM1765450v1, whole genome shotgun sequence genome:
AGATGGGTGTGTTGTGTGGCTTATAAAATGCCttagaaaaaacatttcaaactaaCTGATACAGGAGTATGTTTATGTATTGTTCCTGTAGAATACTGTATAACTTTTTCTATATGGAACCACTACTTTCTTCAAGTGAATTATCAAATTATATAACGTTATGTCACATACTGGTAATACAAAAAGTCCATACCCAGTCTGTTGCATGCCATTAGTAGCACAGAACATTGCTATTTCACAGAAAAGAGTCCAGTAAAACCTGTTTTCATCCAGTCAAACATGCGTTCTCACTTACTCCCCTCAATTCAAGGAAAGCAGATACAATATTATAGGTTTCAAACTCCACATATTGGtgagaggaagaaaaaaagagaCTACTCTCATTATGATAAacctatttgttttgtaaatttcgCCGGTGGTAATGTGTTTCTACTAAGCACTTAACAGAAGTTAACAGAGCAGCAGAgctatgtgaaataaaaaaatgtaatcaattaaGAAAAGATCCATGGAAACTGAACTATGGTACCGACAAAGTTTAAAGAGCAGGTTGTTTAAGATTTTATTGTGGGTTCAAAATCAAGTGaatatgaattatttttaaaatgtagaaaacagcaGCACATACTGGGGGAGGAATTGGCTTTTTATTCATGTCATGGAAATCAATATTGTTTTGAGATACGTAAACAATGCATGCTTCTGTTTTCATGTACTGTGTAACCCATTGTAGCTCATGTaggctgacatttaaaaaatgtcatggaTTGATAACTGAAATACTAAAACATGAATGAAATGATGGTACACCGTCATCAGCATTCTGTTGGCATAAAAAAAGCATCATCAACATTTTACTCCAGTTGAATACATAGAGGATAGCCCACCTATAGTTTTCTTTGCAATTATattgctcttttttatttttttggtttaggaCACTAAAATCAGCAGAAGACAGTTGTTGTCAagcaactttattttaaaagttcCATATACACTATTATGCACATCCCATTTGCCACATCTACAGCATAAGATGAACTGAACACAGTTTTTCCATTATATAGCCATCTAGACAGATCAGTTCCATGTCCTTTTGGATGACTGTTCATATATAATAGAATTGAAGACAGCAGGAAACTGTTTATTTCGCCATTGGGAAAACTGAATTTGTGAAATGAACCAAATTGAATTATTATATCTTCTATGACAAAGACGCATAAAGGGCAGATTTCTTCCAAATTGTTATTAGCAccatttttataaaaggaaaaaacacaattacaactGTAAATTTAAACCaatttgatttgtttgattgaaaaaATGATGAAGATTTGTTGTTTTCATCTTATTTCATTCCATTTTTATCCcggcaagaaaacaaaaacattcagccCCTAGCTACAGTACTTGAGCCAAATCCCTGTATCTAATACAACCGCAAGCTAAGCATCTGCTTCGGTATCTTTCCGCTGCCCTGTGTGTAAATCTAATAACAATGACAAGTGAATAGAAAATACTATACTGTAGAGAATGTCAGTCAACCAAGAATAATGtccaacaaaaaaacaggatgcATACAATggtgtttaaatgtaattacttaccAGCAAACTGAGTTATATAAGTAAAACATGCTACATTGCTTCTGGGGGTTATATGATTCCCTTATGAAATTGATTTATGACACAGTTGTAtccattgtatatatatatatatatatatatatataatatacaatatataccgTGTGGCACCAGGGTGTGAGCCCTACTGAGCAGGTAGGGGTTtgtgtggcggggggggggggggggattttgggttggcagggagggggttaaatttctccttgtcaaaacacgtgggaatgtgtcTGGAGCAGCATATTGAATtcatgattaattaggctccagccacaggtgtataaaaagcaTTATCATGGGTGGTAATGTTAGTGTTAATGTGAGTGTTGGTGGATGTTTGTGTTGTTGTCCTGGTTTTATTGTGTGTGAGTTTTTGTAgacctgtttgttttggctgtgtttgtgttattaaacGTGCACGatagcgcttcactgcagctttcttgtctctgACTCTCTCTTCCTTGCcagtgacactaccctgtcacaatggGGTAAACCACTTCAGCCTTTTAATGTAAGTTAATGAATTGTACAGTAGTTGTATACATGTTTAATACAGAAGTCTGGAGGAAGGGTAGTGCCAGGCTGTATCAGAGGGCTGAGGCTTGTACGTAATGGATAATGTGGGAAACTTTAAATGCCTACCATACATTTTAGAGCAGAAATTGCATAGCTCATACAGAAACACTTACAGTACTGTTTATATTTCACTTCCTTTGAAGATAATAGCCAAGTCCATTACATACCAGAAAAAGAGGCAGACTTGTGAATGACATCACCTTATTCAACAGCTCCCTCCTCTTTTAAATCTGGCTGTGTGAAATGTGAGGATCCCAGTTTGAGCCAGACTGATAAACCAGCCTAAGATTACTGAGCAACAGCTAAAGCACTTGGATCAAGGACTTGAAAAACCTTCAGAGACAAGGTATGTGAACAAAACATTATACTGAGTGCAGGCAGAACAGTAAGccttcttttgttttaaatgagtagtttaaaacagtgtgctttCTGTACATTTAACAACAATTCTCATGCTATCTCACCTTTGCTATTACTGAACTacgacattttatttaaaaaaaacgtttgtatttttagttaacttgtatgcaatttaaaaatgagcACTACAATACAATCCACCACTGAACTAAATATTGAAACATTTCAGTAATTCCTCTAAACTATCCTCAGTTATtcataaaatatactttaaagtTTTGCAATGAGGAACAAAAGAGTAAACAGTAAATATTTGCTAGCACTTACTTTCaggcaagggcgctggaactaggggtgctgggagtGCGGCAGCACATttccatcatacacaggggttacagttttgttcaatggctttcagcacccccactttaaaaattgttccagtgccactgctttCAAGAATACAGGCTTGTCAGTGGGATAATCCTATTACACTACGTTCATATTCATTGCCTCCATTTCTTGAATGGCTTTTGTTAATCTCCCTTCTGTTATTTATATTggctaatttattattattattattattattattattattattattattattattattattattattattattattattatatctttaGGATTATTCATTAGCACATGTATGAGCTACAAAAGCACAATCATAGTCATAAAGCATGTGTGGGGTGGTTGTAAAAAATTTATTATACAAGACATACAATATTTTCTtaaagtgtgtgtgagtgagtatgTGTGGGGAAGAGGGTACGTTTCTAGTCAAAAAGTGATTGATTAATAGAAGAGTTGGCAGAGAAACAGAATATAAtctgcattcattaaaatgataacactatgtaacacaatttttgttcctgggtagtaagtgttatttcctaattgcttatgcctcaaaagtatagaaaatggctattattccccacagactttgcttttgtgaccaggacattgatatttcaaaatatcactatttccaatgggaaaatgggcaaattgttgtcttttcattcacataaagtcagaaaaaaacaacatatgaatccaaattaacatgtatttatactaaagtaatacaaaaatgactacaaaagatttagaagtgagtagtttttcgagatttacgattataaacCTGCTTATATGACAATCATTTGTGTGCTGGGTATTATAGGGAACACAACACAAGAAACGCTGCAAGGTAGCAGAGATCTACCTCAGCAACCTAGCAGCAGCAGGTCTGGTGATGATGTGTTTTTTACCCTTTTGGGTTGTGACCGCCGCCAATGGTAACAATTGGATGTTTGGAGGACTTCTCTGCTGGATTGTCAATATTGATATCATATTGAACATGTACTGTAGCATTTATTTTCTGGTGCTGGTTAGTGCTGACCGCTATCTAGCGCTTGTGAAAACCATGTCTGATGGAAGATTGCAAAGTGTCATTTGTGCCAAAATGAATACAATGCTATATTTTGATATCTTCATTATCCGCACACCAGTGTAAAAAACTGGAAAATAAGTAAAAACCTTGTGCTTATTATAATTGGATTCCTTATaccatttttttataatatcttaTTTTACTTATGAGATCACAAAAGAACCGAAGAGTAACATAATGCAAAGATTCAGTCAGGGCAAAACTGAGAAAAAAGCAACCCACTTGATCCTTGCAGTGCTTCTGGTTTTCTTCTTCTGTTGGATTCCATACCATGTGGTAACATTTCTCGACATCCTTAAAGAAGCCAGTATTTTAAATGGATGTGCATTAGAAGTAGGCAACCAGATAACCACATATCTTGTTTATAGTAACAGCTGTGTGAATCCAATCCTGTACTTCGTTGTGGGAAAAAACTTCAGGAAGAAAGCTGGCCAGCTGTTTAAACAATTATTTGGAAAAGGGGATGCAAAGGTGACTCTGATCAATCCAGAATCTTGCTTACCTTAAGATCCTCTCTGTGATTGAAACAACAACGCCTCTGTGCTACTCTCATCAAGTAAAAACAGTTCATAAATCAAGAGTTTGTTATGCAAAAGCTAATATTTAATGTTAACAATAGTAAACCATGAAgaagtttaattattaatataaattatgaaCTGCCGATGTTGTAACTGCATTTTGTAGATGCTCTATAATGACTTTTCTGCTTTGTATAAACTGAaaaacataacatatataactatatacagtaataaCTTTAATAGTACAGTTTCACTGTTTTATGACAGTATATGTAACCTTACAATTATTGGCTTCCAGATCTTTATTTTAGTATGACATTCTATAAAAATTAAGAACGTGTGAGCAGTTTTAAGAAGTGTATATTTTATGATATATGTGTATTGTTAaactttctgttgtatttttttaatgtgttgttttaatctgtattttgttctgttatttatttgtatttgtgtttataaaagtGTTCGAACAAAATGGCACGCAAGCTTCGACTATTCTGGTGCATAAACAGAGAGCACTACCTGCTcctctctgtccttctctctctctctctctctctctctctctctctctctctctctctctctctctctctctctctctctctctctctctctcacactctctacTCCACTACACACTCCAACACACTCTCCCACAAACATGCCTTATGTTCTTTTGTAGGGTGTGGCCAGGGGTAATTGCCTTCAATCATACAATTCCCACATGACCACATTCCACACTGTTCTATTAAACAATAAAGtaattaaacaatcaaacaattaaatatttaagttgGCATGTGTCCATGTAAAGGCAGCTACCTTGGCCCAAGGCTGTTCCTCTACACCTGAGCCACTTCTCAGTGTGCACTCACGTGCATAGCCTATGCTCTGTCACAGACCTGTTTAAATTCTTCAAGGTGTTGTATCTTTGTTTGGCAAAAAGGATAGCAAATATGGGAAAGGTAATATCTACACATAGGTGGATAGCATTGTTTCCTTCAAATTCTCTTTTgtcttgtataataataataataataataataataataataataataataataataataataataataataatcacttattttcttttaacagtttCCAAATGGTTGTAAACACTTCAGAGGGTGTTGTCCAAAACCCAAATCCAGCAAGCTATCCTGACAGCAACCTTTTGAATTCAAGTGACTGCCCTTCACATCGGGAATGGGGATGGCTGTATACTATGCAACCTGCTTTTATGGCAGTCATTTGTGTCCTGGGTGTTGTCGGAAACGCATTTGTCTTGTGTGTCTTCTGCCTGCGCAAGAAATGCTGCACGGTAGCAGAGATCTATCTGGGCAACCTTGCAGCAACAGACTTGGTGATGGTGTCCTGTTTACCCTTCTGGGCTGTGACTGTTGCCAACAAGTTCAACTGGGAGTTTGGAGAACTTCTCTGTCGTCTTGTAAATGTAGCAATCAGTTTAAATCTGTACTGCAGCCTCATGTTTCTGGTGTTGGTAAGCATTGACCGCTATCTGGCCCTAGTGAAAACGATGTCCACAGGGAGAATAAGGCATGTAACCTGGGCCAAAGTGATCTGTCTCTGTATCTGGGCATTTGGTTTTCTTATGAGCATGCCAGTCCTGCTGTTTCGGACTGTAAAATACTTCCCAGAGTTAAACATTACAGCATGCTACCTTGCATATCCTCACGATGCCTGGCGAGTCAGATACATGGTTACCAATATGATTGGATTCCTTATTCCCGTTGTGGTTATCGCCTTTTGCAGTTATCATATGATCAAAGCCCTGAACAATAATGTCATGAAAAAATTCAGCTCAgtcagaaaagaaaagaaggCAGCCCACTTGATCCTTGCTGTGCTTCTGGTGTTCTTCTTCTGCTGGCTACCATTCCAAAGTGTAATGTTTCTTGatgcactttattttttcaaaattatttcagGATGCCTTTGGGAGGAAGTACTTGATGTTGGCATCCAGATCTCTACATATATAGCATACAGTAACAGCTGTCTAAACCCTATCTTGTATGTTTTCGTGGGGAAACATTTCAGAAAGAATGCAAAAGACATGTTTAAGCAAATATTAAGAAAGGGGACAAATGCTAAAGGTTCACAATCTAGCCAAGCAGTTTCTTCTATGAAAACCCATGTGTCTAATGTGTAGCAACAGGAGATCTTGTATGTTACAGGCTCTTAAGACATAACTTGCCGAACACATGACAGTGCAGAGTTAGGGACATGTTCTTTCAAAGAAAGTTCAATGGCATTTAAACCATAATTATTTAATGGatacaatttaaatgcattattagaTATGCTGCTGTGGGAAATTGGGAGTCAGGAAATAGAGTTGGTGATCCCCACCTAATTGTATGTCAGTAAGTTTGAACGGACTGGTCCACATTTCTATGCACCTATTGGTTCAAGTTATGCCTAACAAACTGTAGCAATACTGGTAAATGTTATGaggctgtttattttaattagaatgCATATTTGTGTATGGTGGCATAACTTATTGTTATCACTACATCGTGGTGAATAGTCAATTGATCCCAGCTAATTACAGTTAATTTCTGTCTGCAACAATGAACAAAATGCAGGCAAAAGCCCTATTGAATGATTTAATGAATGCTGGCAATTAGATCTGACACtgttagatcaactgaatagccACCTTGTCATTACACACTATTATTTGATTATGTACAACTGCACTACCTAAATCAGTTTCCTTTTTAGAtgttgcatgtatttatttgtttgatgtcatttattgatgtatttatttactgtgatTTGTTCTTTGGAAAGATTGTGTTTTGTCTCATTTACATTTGAATTAGCTGAACATTTTCTAAGCATATAGCAATACATTGATATTGCTGGGAAATATAACAACCATCTAATCTCTTCATACTTCTATTGGTTAATGTATTTCCTGCATGTACTCCTGCAGAGACCTTTCAGCATGTGAGTGTTTTTGTAGCCACAACCattcaaattcaatttttttttttataaacatctatttcaataaaatgtacatgttttatagatttatagattttttttttttttactttgacagtaAAATGCATTA
Coding sequences within it:
- the LOC121329647 gene encoding B2 bradykinin receptor-like yields the protein MVVNTSEGVVQNPNPASYPDSNLLNSSDCPSHREWGWLYTMQPAFMAVICVLGVVGNAFVLCVFCLRKKCCTVAEIYLGNLAATDLVMVSCLPFWAVTVANKFNWEFGELLCRLVNVAISLNLYCSLMFLVLVSIDRYLALVKTMSTGRIRHVTWAKVICLCIWAFGFLMSMPVLLFRTVKYFPELNITACYLAYPHDAWRVRYMVTNMIGFLIPVVVIAFCSYHMIKALNNNVMKKFSSVRKEKKAAHLILAVLLVFFFCWLPFQSVMFLDALYFFKIISGCLWEEVLDVGIQISTYIAYSNSCLNPILYVFVGKHFRKNAKDMFKQILRKGTNAKGSQSSQAVSSMKTHVSNV